A window of Roseateles sp. XES5 genomic DNA:
CGGCGCGCGCGGGAAGCTACGTGCTGGCGAGTCTCGCCGCTGCCGCCCTCCTGCTGCTTGCCGCGGCCATCACGGTTCTCGGCGGCGCGCTCTCCATTAAATCTCGGTAATCCGGGCGCGTGCCGATTGTTGCCCTGTGCAAACTCCTCTAGGTTCGGCGCGAACCGGCAGCGCGGCTGCCCCTCGCAAACGAGAGTTTCGCCCCTTGGTCCACGCCTTCTTCCCGCAGCCGAAGCTGTTCTTTTCCTCCCTCGTCGTCTGGACGCTGCTTGCGATTGCGGTCTGGTATCTTGGCGGCGCCGATTTCGGCGCGGTCCTCGGCATGCCGCCGCTGCCCGAGGGCACCGAGCCGCCCGTCGGCCTCGGCTATTTCGTGACGCCCGACAACATCTGGTTCTACCTCTATTTCCTCATCTGCACCGGCATCTTCGGCCTGTTCTGGCAGATCCGGGCGAAGGACAATCCCTGGACCAACTGGTCGATCTGGGGGTCGGCCTTCATCATCTTCTCGACCTATTTCAGCGTGCAGGTCTCGCTCGCCATCAACAACTGGCGCCGGCCCTTCGGCGACACGCTGATGGGCGCCTTCCAGCAGAACAGCACGGTCACGGTCGATCACTTCTTCGACCTGATGCTGATCTTCTGCCAGATCGCCTTCATCAGCGTCTTCGTCTACGTGATCACGCGCTTCTTCGTCAGCCACTACGTCTTCCGCTGGCGCACCGCGATGAACAATTACTACATGTCGCTGTGGACGCGCGTGCGCCATATCGAAGGCGCCTCGCAGCGCGTGCAGGAAGACACGATGCGCTTCGCCACCATCACCGAAGGTCTCGGCGTCAGCCTGATCGATGCGGTGATGACGCTGGTCGCCTTCCTACCGGTGCTCTTCGCGCTCTCGGTCCATATCGGCCCGATGCCCTTCATCGGCGAGATCCCGCATGCGCTGTTCTGGGCGGCGATCCTCTGGTCGGCCTTCGGCACCTTCCTGCTCGCCTTCGTGGGCATCAAGCTGCCGGGCCTCGAATTCCGCAACCAGCGCGTCGAGGCAGCCTACCGCAAGGAACTGGTCTATGGTGAGGATGACGCCAGCCGCGCCCAGCCGCCGACGGTTCGCGAACTCTTCGACAATGTCCGGACGAACTATTTCCGGCTCTATTTCCACTATCTCTATTTCAACGTCGCCCGCATGTTCTATCTGCAGGCCGACAACCTCTTCGTCTACTTCATCCTCGTGCCGACCATCGTCGGCGGCAAGATCACCTATGGTATCCTGCAACAGATCCTGACGGCCTTCGGGCAGGTGTCGAGCTCGTTTCAGTATCTCGTCAACTCCTGGTCGACGATCATCGAGCTGCAGTCGATCTTCAAGCGCCTGAAGGCCTTCGAGGCGGCGATCGAGGGACAGGAACTGCCGAGCATCGATCAGCAGTTCATCGAGGCCGGCGGCAACGAGGACCTGGCGCGCTAGAGAATTTCCGGCCGAAGCGGGATCGCTTCGGCGTCGGATAATGCGGTAAAAACAAAAGCCAGAGCATTTCCGGCGAACCCGATAAACCGGAAATGCTCCAGGACAGTTCCGGTTATCGGGTTATTCTCAGAGGGCGGCTCCGGCCGCCTTCTTGTCTTTTGCGAGGATGTCCATCGCCTCGACATAGTTGACGCAGGCGACGTCCGCCTTGCCGCAGGTTTCCGTCAGGAAGCGGTCGAGCGCGCGCCAATAGGCGCCAGCATTCATCTCGACGAAATGGAAGCCGAGCTGAAGGGGGATACGCTCGCCGTCATATTGCCGGTCGAACGCATCGCGATAGGCTTTCAGCGTGCTTTCCTCGAAGGCGGCGCTCTTTTCCGGGTTTTCCTTGCCCTTGGAATGGCGGACATAGAGGTTGTAGTCCATCGCGATGACCGGGCGCCCGGATG
This region includes:
- the sbmA gene encoding peptide antibiotic transporter SbmA, whose protein sequence is MVHAFFPQPKLFFSSLVVWTLLAIAVWYLGGADFGAVLGMPPLPEGTEPPVGLGYFVTPDNIWFYLYFLICTGIFGLFWQIRAKDNPWTNWSIWGSAFIIFSTYFSVQVSLAINNWRRPFGDTLMGAFQQNSTVTVDHFFDLMLIFCQIAFISVFVYVITRFFVSHYVFRWRTAMNNYYMSLWTRVRHIEGASQRVQEDTMRFATITEGLGVSLIDAVMTLVAFLPVLFALSVHIGPMPFIGEIPHALFWAAILWSAFGTFLLAFVGIKLPGLEFRNQRVEAAYRKELVYGEDDASRAQPPTVRELFDNVRTNYFRLYFHYLYFNVARMFYLQADNLFVYFILVPTIVGGKITYGILQQILTAFGQVSSSFQYLVNSWSTIIELQSIFKRLKAFEAAIEGQELPSIDQQFIEAGGNEDLAR